One stretch of Nocardia fluminea DNA includes these proteins:
- a CDS encoding serine/threonine-protein kinase translates to MADNLPTQRSSATGIAAELTAEGFEDAEEIGRGGFGVVYRCAQPDLDRVVAVKVLTAELDPDGLQRFVREQQAMGRLSGHPYIVAVFQAGTTRGGHPYLVMPYHARGSLEQRIHTGGPLHWTATLRLGVKMAGALETAHRADILHRDVKPSNILLSDYNEPELTDFGIARIQGGFHTTTGIVTGSPAFAAPEVLRGAQATAAADVYGLGATLFCALTGHVAYERRVGEQVLSQFLRVSAQPGPGLTDQDVPDEVRAVIEHAMATDPADRPGSAAALGAELVAAQRSTGSPVDVLRVPDTQRPAAVPIAPAARARDRTTAPPTPATKYRPPTPARATLARKRLLEHLRTTERTRLTAIHAPSGFGKTTVAAQWHDELVEHGAAVAWLTVDEDDDNVSWFLTHLAEAIRPAVPALADDLDRLLEANPDDPTRAVLTALVDGLHADDRRVTLILDDWQRVTAPDSVDAVRFLLEHGCHHLPLVVTSTERLDLPLSRLRIHGELAEIDATTLRFNPDEVHAFLAEAGGVHLAADEVTALVGATDGWVAALQLTVLSLRAGEDPAHLLDSLAAHPDIGTFLAENVLGALDPDTLAFLMTTSICERICGGLATTLTGRTDAADLLADIADRGLFLLPTGPARDWYRYHQLFAGYLCRRLAQDRPAEIADLRLRAADWFAHHHLLNEAVDHALAAENPERAADLVEQCAGYLLERSKMVMLQGILAKLPAGVCRARPRIQLFGVWVNLVLRRPAATASCLARFETALAAAPPDEPERTDLRAEADVAISVREMFADRVSELDGLIGDALARPDDFSPRIPGVAANIATFAAMQRFDFDEARRWQLWAAPFHEATGPFLSVYGRCFAGVAAREQLDITGADDLFTTALDTARTTMGAAAHATRLASALLGELRYETGDLDIAADLLAQSRELSAEGGGGVDFMLATYATGARVRALRGDHDGALELLDEGRSHAERLDLPRLAARIRNERVRLGVELDPAVTAALTSTRTIRRDDGIDTAIDEFDEDSAIRLLLATDQLGPAIERAEHLVAGIDAQRRPLAALRARLLFGSALRPAGRTAEADRILAPLIRRCDRLGLVRLPADALAT, encoded by the coding sequence ATGGCCGACAACTTGCCGACGCAGCGCAGCTCGGCCACGGGGATCGCGGCGGAACTGACCGCCGAGGGCTTCGAGGACGCCGAGGAGATCGGGCGCGGCGGTTTCGGCGTGGTCTACCGCTGCGCCCAGCCCGATCTGGACCGCGTGGTCGCGGTGAAGGTGCTGACCGCCGAGCTCGATCCCGACGGGCTGCAACGCTTCGTGCGCGAACAGCAGGCGATGGGCAGGCTGTCCGGTCATCCCTACATCGTCGCGGTCTTCCAAGCGGGCACCACCCGCGGCGGGCACCCCTACCTGGTGATGCCGTATCACGCGCGTGGCTCGTTGGAACAACGCATCCACACCGGCGGTCCGCTGCACTGGACGGCGACGCTGCGCTTGGGCGTGAAAATGGCGGGCGCGCTCGAGACCGCGCATCGGGCCGACATTCTCCACCGTGACGTGAAACCGTCCAACATCCTGCTCAGCGACTACAACGAACCCGAACTCACCGATTTCGGGATCGCCCGGATCCAGGGCGGGTTCCACACGACCACCGGAATCGTCACCGGCTCCCCCGCTTTCGCCGCACCGGAAGTGCTGCGCGGCGCGCAGGCCACCGCCGCCGCCGACGTGTACGGCCTGGGCGCCACACTGTTCTGCGCGCTCACCGGTCACGTCGCCTACGAGCGGCGCGTCGGCGAACAGGTGCTGTCGCAGTTCCTGCGGGTCTCGGCGCAGCCCGGCCCCGGTCTCACCGACCAGGATGTGCCCGACGAAGTCAGGGCCGTCATCGAGCACGCGATGGCGACCGACCCCGCCGACCGGCCGGGCAGCGCCGCCGCGCTGGGCGCGGAACTGGTTGCGGCCCAGCGCAGTACCGGCAGCCCGGTCGATGTCCTGCGGGTCCCCGATACCCAGCGACCCGCTGCGGTGCCGATCGCACCGGCAGCGCGGGCCCGCGACCGCACCACGGCACCTCCCACACCCGCCACGAAATATCGCCCGCCGACACCGGCGCGGGCGACTCTGGCCAGAAAGCGCCTGCTCGAGCACTTGCGCACCACCGAACGCACCCGCCTCACCGCTATCCACGCGCCCAGCGGTTTCGGCAAGACCACAGTGGCCGCCCAGTGGCACGACGAGCTGGTCGAGCACGGCGCCGCGGTCGCGTGGCTGACCGTCGACGAGGACGACGACAACGTCTCCTGGTTCCTCACCCACCTCGCCGAGGCGATTCGACCCGCCGTCCCCGCGCTCGCCGACGACCTCGACCGGCTACTGGAAGCCAACCCCGACGACCCGACTCGTGCCGTGCTGACCGCACTCGTCGACGGTCTGCACGCCGACGACCGACGGGTGACCCTGATACTCGACGATTGGCAACGGGTCACCGCCCCCGACTCGGTGGACGCGGTCCGATTCCTGCTCGAGCACGGCTGTCACCATCTACCCCTCGTCGTCACGAGTACCGAGCGCCTCGACCTGCCGTTGAGCCGCTTGCGCATCCACGGCGAACTCGCCGAAATCGATGCCACGACACTACGTTTCAATCCCGACGAGGTACACGCGTTCCTCGCCGAAGCCGGCGGTGTGCACCTGGCCGCCGACGAGGTGACCGCGCTGGTCGGCGCCACCGACGGCTGGGTCGCGGCACTGCAGCTGACAGTGCTGTCGTTGCGCGCGGGCGAGGACCCGGCGCACCTGCTCGACAGCCTCGCCGCACACCCCGACATCGGGACGTTCCTGGCCGAGAACGTACTCGGCGCACTGGATCCGGACACCCTCGCGTTCCTCATGACGACCTCGATCTGCGAGCGGATCTGCGGCGGACTGGCCACCACGCTGACCGGCCGCACCGACGCCGCCGACCTTCTCGCCGACATCGCCGACCGCGGTTTGTTCCTGCTGCCCACCGGCCCTGCCCGCGACTGGTACCGCTATCACCAGTTGTTCGCCGGCTATCTGTGCCGCAGGCTCGCCCAGGACCGCCCGGCCGAGATCGCGGACCTACGACTGCGGGCCGCAGACTGGTTCGCGCACCATCATCTGCTCAACGAAGCGGTCGACCACGCACTGGCCGCGGAGAACCCCGAACGCGCGGCCGATCTCGTCGAGCAGTGCGCGGGCTACCTGCTGGAGCGGTCGAAAATGGTGATGCTGCAGGGCATTCTGGCGAAGCTGCCCGCCGGGGTGTGCCGGGCGAGGCCCCGGATCCAGCTGTTCGGCGTCTGGGTCAACCTGGTGCTGCGCAGACCCGCGGCCACCGCGTCCTGCCTCGCTCGCTTCGAGACCGCGCTGGCCGCGGCCCCACCCGACGAGCCCGAACGCACCGATCTGCGCGCTGAAGCGGATGTGGCGATCAGCGTCCGGGAGATGTTCGCCGACCGGGTGTCGGAGCTGGACGGCCTGATCGGTGACGCGCTGGCCCGGCCCGACGACTTCTCCCCGCGGATACCGGGGGTGGCGGCCAATATCGCCACGTTCGCGGCGATGCAGCGCTTCGACTTCGACGAGGCGCGCCGGTGGCAGCTCTGGGCGGCGCCGTTTCACGAGGCGACCGGCCCGTTCCTGTCGGTGTACGGGCGCTGTTTCGCGGGTGTGGCCGCCCGCGAACAGCTCGACATCACCGGCGCCGACGACCTGTTCACGACCGCGCTCGACACCGCACGCACGACCATGGGAGCCGCCGCCCACGCGACTCGCCTGGCCAGCGCGCTGCTGGGCGAATTACGTTACGAAACAGGCGATCTCGATATCGCCGCAGATCTGCTGGCGCAGAGCCGGGAACTGTCCGCCGAGGGTGGTGGCGGCGTGGACTTCATGCTGGCCACCTACGCGACCGGTGCGCGGGTACGCGCCCTGCGCGGCGACCACGACGGCGCACTGGAACTCCTCGACGAGGGGAGGTCCCACGCCGAACGCCTCGACCTGCCGCGTCTGGCCGCACGGATCCGCAACGAGCGCGTGCGTCTCGGCGTCGAACTCGATCCGGCCGTGACGGCGGCGCTGACGAGCACACGCACGATCCGGCGCGACGACGGAATCGACACGGCCATCGATGAATTCGACGAGGACTCCGCGATCCGTTTGCTGCTGGCGACAGATCAGCTCGGGCCGGCGATCGAGCGCGCCGAGCACTTGGTTGCCGGGATAGATGCGCAGCGCAGGCCGCTGGCCGCGCTGCGCGCCCGGCTACTATTCGGCAGCGCCCTGCGTCCGGCCGGCCGCACGGCCGAGGCCGATCGCATCCTCGCCCCGTTGATCCGGCGATGCGATCGCCTCGGCCTGGTCCGCCTGCCCGCCGACGCGTTGGCGACCTAG